A window of the Mesotoga prima MesG1.Ag.4.2 genome harbors these coding sequences:
- a CDS encoding HD domain-containing phosphohydrolase, whose product MRLRKKNISIKSIITIVSVSTMLFSTVVIGYLIISRWLSSAEKAAERIVENVGENIYNQVSSFMHIPQNVNEVNHKVIEYGILDLSNEELREKFFVGVLSAQSPHIYSFSYGTANGEYYGARRNEKGVIEIMRNDASTGGNSWYYSVNEDLTAGERVVQAGKFDPRTRAWYKAAEESGGPALCPLYKHFVMDDLTVSLSLPVYDASGSLQGVMGTHMLLSDIGRFLADAVRDYSGYAIVADKETGSLIANSMGVDNFTVLPDGSFSQRTVDDIGFPDIEKAFIQSTTNRESPLFYRGEEEKLFINMREIEILNATWVVMSAIPEAFYMKDVIDSIHLTVIIVVVALVLLLIIYHILARKLMKPLDNLIEVSTALSKGDLSKRVEVVRSDEIGMISESLNRVADKLQFLINNLEESVIERTRQLQRANEELKESKNELQLLLDSTAEGIYGIDLNGDCTFCNASSVKLLGFSGPEDILGKNVHRLIHHSRRDGTTFPIEECKIVRSIKHGRGFQTDDEVFWKADGSSFDVEYRSYPQMRNGEVVGGVITFSDITERKKREEEIKYLSSHDVLTGLLNRSSLAQIQKAVDVEENLPISVIVADINGLKMTNDVFGHAAGDELIKESARILLESCRERDLIARVGGDEFVVILPGTSEKETESIASRIKEGFSDARVQAVKCSISLGFDTKTRADQSLNEIMANAESFMYKDKTIHRKSLNRQLIDSIIDTLHTKYPMEKQHSIAVSELCGEIGSAMKLSQSQINVLKRAGYLHDIGKIVLDESILSKDTYTALTEEEREKIKQHSIVGYRILNLFDETLDIAEYTYSHHERWDGSGYPRGLKGEQIPLISRIISIAGAYDRVMNRVEGTLEEKREAALKVIREDAGKQFDPNIARLFIQMMDGKNA is encoded by the coding sequence ATGAGGTTGAGAAAGAAGAACATTTCAATAAAGAGTATCATTACTATCGTGTCCGTGTCTACGATGCTCTTTTCGACAGTCGTTATAGGATACTTGATCATTTCGAGATGGTTATCCTCGGCTGAAAAAGCGGCTGAAAGAATAGTCGAAAACGTTGGGGAAAACATCTACAATCAAGTCTCCTCGTTTATGCATATACCTCAAAATGTGAACGAAGTCAACCATAAGGTTATCGAATATGGAATTCTCGATTTGTCAAATGAAGAGCTCAGAGAGAAGTTCTTTGTGGGAGTGTTAAGCGCTCAAAGCCCTCATATATATAGCTTTAGTTACGGTACGGCAAACGGGGAGTATTACGGAGCCCGCAGAAATGAAAAGGGAGTCATTGAAATAATGCGAAATGACGCCTCTACGGGGGGCAACTCATGGTACTACTCGGTTAATGAGGATCTGACCGCAGGGGAGAGGGTCGTTCAAGCCGGTAAGTTCGACCCACGTACACGCGCCTGGTATAAGGCCGCCGAGGAATCTGGAGGGCCGGCGCTATGTCCTTTATACAAGCACTTCGTGATGGATGACCTTACAGTCTCCCTCTCGTTGCCAGTTTATGATGCCAGTGGAAGTCTTCAAGGCGTAATGGGGACACATATGCTTCTTTCTGACATTGGTAGATTCCTTGCAGATGCTGTTCGAGACTACTCAGGCTACGCAATAGTTGCCGACAAGGAAACGGGCTCTCTAATAGCGAACTCTATGGGTGTTGATAACTTCACAGTCCTTCCAGATGGCTCTTTCAGCCAGCGAACCGTTGACGATATCGGCTTTCCCGATATTGAGAAGGCTTTCATTCAGTCCACTACAAACCGGGAATCACCTTTATTCTACAGAGGTGAAGAGGAAAAGCTGTTCATTAACATGCGGGAGATCGAAATACTCAATGCTACATGGGTTGTGATGTCCGCAATTCCTGAGGCCTTCTATATGAAGGACGTGATAGACAGTATCCATCTGACCGTGATTATCGTTGTGGTTGCCTTAGTGCTCTTACTAATCATATACCATATTTTAGCGAGAAAATTGATGAAGCCTCTAGACAATCTGATTGAGGTTTCAACTGCCTTGTCTAAAGGTGATCTGTCTAAACGAGTAGAGGTTGTAAGAAGTGATGAAATCGGGATGATTTCTGAAAGCCTGAACAGAGTTGCAGACAAACTACAGTTCTTGATCAATAACCTTGAAGAGAGTGTGATAGAAAGAACCAGGCAACTGCAGAGGGCAAATGAGGAATTGAAAGAAAGCAAGAATGAGCTACAGCTTCTGCTTGACTCCACGGCAGAAGGGATATATGGTATAGATCTGAATGGTGACTGCACATTCTGCAATGCGAGCTCCGTAAAGCTGTTGGGATTCAGTGGTCCAGAAGATATTCTCGGAAAGAACGTTCATCGGTTGATTCACCACAGTCGGCGAGATGGAACGACGTTCCCGATTGAAGAATGTAAGATTGTCAGGTCTATCAAACATGGGAGAGGGTTCCAGACGGATGACGAGGTCTTCTGGAAGGCCGACGGCTCGTCTTTCGATGTCGAGTATCGTTCCTATCCTCAAATGAGAAACGGAGAAGTCGTTGGCGGTGTAATCACTTTTTCGGACATCACCGAGCGCAAAAAAAGAGAGGAGGAAATCAAATACCTTAGCTCTCACGATGTTCTAACCGGCCTTCTCAACAGAAGCAGTTTGGCTCAGATTCAGAAAGCAGTCGATGTTGAAGAGAACCTTCCCATATCCGTAATCGTTGCAGACATTAACGGCTTGAAGATGACAAATGATGTCTTCGGCCATGCGGCGGGAGACGAGTTAATAAAAGAGTCAGCCAGAATCCTTTTAGAATCGTGCAGAGAGAGAGATCTAATAGCACGTGTGGGTGGCGATGAGTTTGTCGTTATTCTTCCGGGAACGAGCGAAAAGGAAACTGAAAGTATTGCTTCAAGAATCAAAGAAGGCTTCTCCGATGCCCGTGTCCAAGCAGTTAAATGCAGCATTTCACTTGGCTTTGATACTAAGACCCGAGCCGATCAGTCACTGAATGAAATAATGGCCAACGCTGAGAGCTTCATGTACAAAGACAAGACGATACACCGAAAATCTTTGAACAGGCAGTTAATTGACTCGATTATCGATACTCTTCACACAAAGTATCCTATGGAAAAACAGCACTCTATTGCCGTAAGCGAATTGTGTGGGGAGATCGGCTCTGCCATGAAGCTCTCTCAGTCGCAGATAAACGTCCTGAAAAGAGCCGGATATTTGCATGACATAGGTAAGATCGTACTCGACGAAAGCATCCTTTCTAAGGATACTTACACGGCTTTGACAGAGGAAGAAAGAGAGAAGATAAAGCAACACTCCATTGTTGGTTATCGAATTTTGAATCTCTTCGACGAAACCTTAGACATTGCCGAGTACACTTACAGCCATCACGAAAGGTGGGATGGAAGCGGCTATCCGAGAGGTCTTAAGGGTGAGCAAATACCTCTGATATCACGGATAATATCCATAGCGGGAGCCTACGATCGCGTAATGAACAGGGTGGAGGGCACGTTAGAAGAAAAGAGGGAAGCTGCGTTAAAGGTGATAAGAGAAGACGCCGGAAAGCAATTCGACCCGAATATCGCCAGGTTGTTTATTCAAATGATGGACGGAAAGAACGCTTAG
- a CDS encoding ABC transporter ATP-binding protein, which yields MSGDILVLEGVRKHFPVNSLRRHGKFVHAMDDISFSLRSGEVLAIVGESGSGKTTTANVISRIYRQTEGSVVFEGRELSGKMTRTEELKYHKRVQMIFQDPFGALNPTRTIGRIMERPFVIHRIAEDRKAVSEKVDSTLTQVGLEPPDQFKRKFPHELSGGQRQRVNIARAFAVEPDLILADEPTSMLDVSNRMSIMNMMLSLKESHGVSFIYITHDLAGARYMSDRIIVMYAGMIMEIGPAEEIITNSFHPYTKLLKSAAPAPETGLKRKPLITGGDIPSLIDPPNGCRFHPRCPFAKEVCSLEIPPMKKIGDDHYARCVL from the coding sequence GTGAGCGGCGACATTCTGGTCCTCGAGGGAGTAAGAAAACACTTCCCCGTGAACTCACTGAGGAGACACGGCAAATTTGTTCACGCAATGGACGACATATCGTTCTCTCTGAGAAGCGGCGAAGTCCTGGCGATTGTCGGAGAGTCCGGCAGTGGAAAGACCACGACGGCTAACGTGATATCACGTATATACAGACAAACAGAGGGGAGCGTAGTCTTCGAAGGCAGAGAGCTGAGCGGCAAAATGACTCGCACAGAAGAACTAAAGTACCACAAGAGAGTTCAGATGATCTTTCAGGATCCATTCGGGGCGCTGAACCCGACGCGCACAATAGGTAGAATCATGGAACGGCCCTTCGTTATTCACAGGATTGCCGAAGACAGGAAGGCGGTCAGTGAAAAGGTCGACAGCACATTGACACAGGTAGGCCTTGAACCCCCCGATCAGTTCAAGAGGAAGTTCCCCCACGAGCTCTCCGGTGGACAGAGGCAGAGGGTCAACATTGCCCGTGCCTTTGCCGTCGAACCGGACCTTATACTGGCCGACGAGCCGACCTCAATGCTGGATGTGTCAAACAGGATGAGCATAATGAATATGATGCTAAGTCTCAAAGAAAGCCATGGAGTTTCATTCATATACATCACTCACGATTTGGCAGGCGCCAGATACATGAGCGACAGGATAATCGTCATGTATGCGGGAATGATCATGGAAATCGGTCCGGCAGAAGAGATAATTACGAACTCTTTCCACCCTTACACAAAGCTTCTTAAATCGGCGGCACCGGCCCCAGAAACGGGTCTAAAACGAAAACCGCTCATTACGGGAGGAGATATACCCTCTCTGATCGATCCGCCGAACGGCTGTCGCTTCCACCCACGATGCCCCTTCGCCAAAGAGGTTTGTTCACTCGAGATACCCCCTATGAAGAAGATCGGAGATGACCACTACGCTCGATGCGTTCTTTAA
- a CDS encoding ABC transporter ATP-binding protein, translating to MMNRQKSEQLLQCRNLVAGYRIKSGFVHAVDDVSFDLERGGFLGIAGESGCGKSTLAFAIMRLLKDNATIENGSLFFKGTDLVGLREEEMKKIRWVDISMAFQSAMNALNPVLSIGEQLTDVIHAHGEVRQSEARDRAIEALKLVDIPRDRFNSYPHQLSGGMKQRVMIAMALILNPDLIIMDEPTTALDVVVQRTIIEKIQELRKSLGFSVIFITHDLSLLVEISDTLAIMYAGKIVEYGNSDELFNMPLHPYTIGLMNSFPSLTGKITRMGGIEGKPPDLLNPPEGCRFHPRCPHAMDICEKSCPALQKVDPRHSVACFLHKGAENL from the coding sequence TTGATGAATAGACAAAAGAGCGAACAGCTACTCCAGTGCAGAAATCTTGTGGCCGGCTACAGGATCAAAAGCGGTTTTGTTCATGCCGTTGACGATGTCTCTTTCGATCTCGAGCGGGGAGGTTTTCTCGGTATCGCGGGTGAGTCTGGGTGTGGAAAGTCTACTCTTGCCTTCGCAATTATGAGGCTTCTGAAGGACAATGCCACGATTGAAAACGGCAGTTTGTTCTTCAAGGGAACCGACCTCGTTGGACTTAGGGAAGAGGAGATGAAGAAGATCCGCTGGGTCGATATCTCGATGGCCTTTCAGTCGGCGATGAATGCCCTAAACCCCGTTCTTTCAATCGGAGAGCAGCTCACAGATGTCATCCATGCCCACGGTGAAGTTAGACAGAGCGAAGCGCGTGACAGAGCAATAGAGGCTCTAAAGCTCGTAGATATTCCTCGTGACAGGTTCAATTCCTATCCTCATCAGCTTTCGGGAGGAATGAAGCAAAGGGTGATGATAGCGATGGCCTTGATCCTCAATCCCGACCTGATAATAATGGACGAACCCACAACGGCACTGGATGTAGTTGTACAAAGGACCATAATCGAAAAGATACAGGAGCTGAGAAAGTCCCTGGGATTCTCTGTGATATTCATAACGCATGATCTCTCTTTGCTTGTGGAAATCAGCGACACTCTCGCAATAATGTACGCAGGCAAGATAGTGGAGTACGGCAACTCCGATGAGTTGTTCAACATGCCGCTCCACCCCTACACAATAGGACTCATGAACTCCTTTCCATCCCTCACTGGCAAGATCACCAGAATGGGCGGGATAGAGGGAAAACCGCCCGACCTTCTAAATCCGCCTGAAGGTTGCAGGTTCCATCCACGCTGCCCTCATGCAATGGACATTTGCGAAAAGTCCTGCCCGGCTCTTCAAAAAGTGGACCCTCGGCACAGTGTAGCGTGTTTCCTGCACAAAGGAGCTGAAAACCTGTGA
- a CDS encoding ABC transporter permease, translating to MFRDVFSLFIENRKALIGLIILAFFSIVAIFAPLIAPYDPKTNKVEVLSIVEEEIGRTKTVEREEIDEFTEKRVYTQSITTTYEKVTTKLPLNAKPSRNHLLGTTRAGQDLFSQMVYGTRITLAVGLITGLFTTLLALTLALVAGYFGGIVDDIISLFTNVFLVIPSLPLMIVIAAYITVKGVIPIVLILGLTSWPWPTRILRSQVVSLKNRDFVRVSRILGERPLYIVFREILPNMISLVMASFFTSTMAAIMGEATLEFLGLGNVSVVSWGTILYWAQNSGALLSGAWWWFLPPGICIALIGTSFALMNFAIDEISNPKLRKR from the coding sequence ATGTTCAGAGATGTCTTTTCGCTTTTCATCGAAAATCGTAAGGCACTGATCGGTCTGATAATCCTGGCTTTCTTCTCTATCGTAGCGATATTTGCACCGCTGATCGCGCCTTACGATCCAAAGACAAACAAGGTTGAAGTTCTGAGCATAGTCGAAGAGGAAATTGGAAGAACAAAGACGGTCGAGAGGGAGGAGATCGACGAATTTACCGAAAAAAGAGTATACACGCAGTCTATAACAACTACCTACGAAAAAGTCACCACAAAACTTCCGCTTAACGCCAAACCTTCCCGAAACCACTTGCTGGGAACGACACGGGCAGGACAGGACCTCTTCTCCCAAATGGTCTATGGAACAAGAATCACACTTGCAGTCGGGCTCATTACCGGACTTTTCACAACGCTCCTAGCCCTTACCCTGGCTCTCGTGGCAGGGTATTTCGGCGGCATAGTGGATGATATAATCTCCCTTTTCACGAACGTATTCCTTGTTATCCCGAGCCTGCCTTTGATGATAGTGATCGCCGCTTACATAACCGTGAAGGGAGTCATCCCCATAGTCCTGATTCTGGGGCTCACCAGCTGGCCTTGGCCTACGAGGATACTTCGTTCCCAGGTTGTGAGCCTCAAGAACCGTGATTTCGTGAGAGTATCCAGGATTCTTGGCGAAAGACCCCTGTACATAGTCTTCAGGGAAATACTCCCGAACATGATCTCGCTAGTTATGGCCTCTTTCTTCACATCCACTATGGCGGCAATCATGGGTGAAGCGACTCTAGAGTTCCTGGGGTTGGGCAACGTATCGGTGGTAAGCTGGGGAACGATTCTATACTGGGCTCAGAACAGCGGGGCGCTCTTATCCGGCGCGTGGTGGTGGTTCCTCCCTCCCGGTATCTGCATAGCCTTGATCGGTACTTCCTTCGCCCTTATGAACTTTGCCATAGACGAGATCTCCAATCCGAAATTGAGGAAGAGATGA